From the Candidatus Eisenbacteria bacterium genome, one window contains:
- a CDS encoding CBS domain-containing protein, whose amino-acid sequence MVSAPPGAMWSDECLRREHAVIDDVLRAVAGLTRLAEGGATELPMLPFHGAIEFFTAYVERFHQAKEEEVVLPFLRSHGRLHADLLRTIETEHEEGRRLLRALRPLGAARAVAPELPRVMAAYVVCKRRHIAFEGAGVVQELGRALSPAADARMHRTFDRIEGAVFGPAGAEVVLALGSAVRQACQAFEGDGSRWQALLVRDLMRPRRGVSHPDESLAHAAAQMESLGTRELPVVDGGRLVGIITRTDLELHRGHWEWTTVRTAMSHDPVTVPPDASPGAVARVLLEHGYNSVPVAVDRCLLGMIGRGDLLRLLDDPDRAS is encoded by the coding sequence ATGGTCTCTGCTCCGCCCGGGGCCATGTGGAGCGACGAGTGTCTGCGGCGTGAGCACGCGGTCATCGACGACGTGCTGCGCGCCGTGGCAGGCCTGACCCGACTCGCCGAGGGGGGCGCTACGGAGCTCCCGATGCTGCCCTTCCACGGCGCGATCGAGTTCTTCACCGCCTACGTGGAGCGCTTCCACCAGGCCAAGGAAGAGGAGGTGGTCCTCCCGTTCCTGCGATCGCATGGCCGGCTGCATGCCGACCTGCTGCGAACCATTGAAACCGAGCACGAGGAAGGCCGGAGGCTCCTTCGGGCCCTCCGCCCGCTCGGGGCGGCGCGGGCGGTCGCTCCGGAGCTACCGCGAGTGATGGCGGCCTACGTGGTATGCAAGCGCCGACACATCGCGTTCGAGGGCGCAGGCGTCGTGCAGGAGCTCGGGCGGGCGCTCTCGCCCGCCGCGGACGCTCGCATGCACCGCACCTTCGACCGGATCGAGGGAGCGGTCTTCGGGCCCGCCGGCGCGGAGGTCGTGCTCGCGCTCGGCAGCGCGGTGCGCCAGGCCTGCCAGGCGTTCGAGGGGGACGGCTCGCGCTGGCAGGCGTTGCTGGTGCGGGATCTCATGCGCCCGCGTCGTGGCGTGTCACATCCGGACGAGAGCCTGGCACACGCCGCCGCGCAGATGGAATCGCTCGGCACGCGCGAGCTTCCGGTGGTGGACGGCGGCAGGCTGGTCGGCATCATCACGCGCACCGACCTGGAGCTGCACCGCGGGCATTGGGAGTGGACGACGGTCCGCACGGCGATGAGCCACGACCCGGTCACCGTGCCACCGGACGCGTCGCCGGGCGCGGTCGCGAGGGTGCTCCTCGAGCACGGCTACAACAGCGTGCCGGTCGCCGTGGATCGATGCCTGCTCGGCATGATCGGCCGCGGCGATCTCCTGCGTCTGCTCGACGATCCCGACCGCGCGTCGTAG
- a CDS encoding alcohol dehydrogenase catalytic domain-containing protein: MRATVFRGPNDIRVQEVERPHAGAGEAVIRITLTTICGTDLHIVRGEYPVRPGLVIGHEPVGVVEELGAGVTGYAIGDRVLVGAITPCGQCNACLSGHLSQCGHGDDTEAIGGWRFGNTINGAQAEYLLVPAAQANLARIPARLTDDHVVLCADIASTGLGGAESAGIRIGDAVVVLAQGPIGLCATAGAKLMGAAFVIGVDGDEARLAMARRMGADVVLDHRAVDVVAEVKRLTGGGADVSIEALGAQQTFETALRCLRPGGTVSSLGVYSGKLELPYDAFAAGIGDHRLVTTLCPGGKDRMRRLMALVEHGRLDLTPLLTHQVSLDRIVEGYELFGERRDGVLKVAVKP; encoded by the coding sequence ATGCGCGCGACCGTCTTTCGGGGTCCCAACGACATCCGGGTGCAGGAGGTGGAACGACCGCACGCCGGCGCCGGCGAGGCCGTGATCCGGATCACGCTCACGACCATCTGCGGCACCGACCTCCACATCGTCCGCGGCGAGTACCCGGTTCGTCCGGGTTTGGTCATCGGACACGAGCCGGTGGGGGTCGTCGAAGAGCTCGGAGCCGGTGTCACCGGGTATGCGATCGGTGACCGCGTGCTGGTCGGGGCGATCACGCCCTGCGGGCAGTGCAACGCGTGCCTCTCGGGCCATCTCTCGCAGTGCGGCCACGGCGACGACACCGAGGCGATCGGCGGCTGGCGCTTCGGCAACACGATCAACGGCGCCCAGGCCGAGTACCTGCTCGTCCCTGCCGCCCAGGCGAACCTGGCCAGGATCCCTGCCCGCCTGACCGACGACCACGTGGTCCTGTGTGCCGACATCGCGTCGACCGGCCTCGGCGGCGCCGAATCAGCCGGCATCCGCATCGGCGACGCCGTCGTCGTGCTCGCGCAGGGTCCCATCGGCCTGTGCGCCACCGCGGGCGCGAAGCTCATGGGGGCCGCCTTCGTGATCGGCGTCGACGGTGACGAGGCACGGCTCGCGATGGCACGCCGCATGGGCGCCGACGTGGTGCTCGACCACCGGGCCGTCGACGTGGTGGCCGAGGTGAAGCGGCTGACGGGCGGCGGCGCGGACGTGTCGATCGAGGCGCTCGGCGCGCAGCAGACCTTCGAGACCGCCCTCCGCTGCCTGCGGCCGGGCGGGACGGTCTCGAGCCTCGGCGTCTATTCCGGCAAGCTCGAGCTGCCCTACGACGCGTTCGCGGCCGGCATCGGCGATCATCGCCTCGTCACGACCCTGTGCCCCGGGGGGAAGGACCGCATGCGACGTCTGATGGCGCTGGTCGAGCACGGTCGCCTCGATCTGACGCCGCTGCTCACGCACCAGGTCTCGCTCGATCGGATCGTCGAGGGCTACGAGCTCTTCGGCGAGCGGCGCGACGGCGTGCTGAAGGTCGCCGTGAAGCCGTGA
- a CDS encoding DUF4010 domain-containing protein, whose translation MDMLGPDSPAVRLAVALGVGLLIGLERERRKGTGPSRGAAGVRTFALAGAAGALSLGVGGEAVLAAAAFFLALLAALAYRRTAASDPGLTTEMALLTTLLLGALAMRQPALASGGGVAVAIVLASRQRLHRFIRGALTEQELHDLLLFAAAALIVLPLTPDRALGPYAVLNPRTLWRLVVLVLGIQGAGHIAVRALGARFGLPVAGFASGFVSSSATIATLGARARKHPALTRAAVSGAVLSTLATFVQMVLILWAASTAVLQAMAWPLAFGGLVAAAYGAVFAVRGSHPVAGDRGKPGRAFELRTALAFTATISIVLVVAAALDDALGERGVLAAAAAAGFADTHAAAISVASLANVGRLDAAGTVLPILAGLSTNTVTKIVLATTAGGSRFAWEVVPGLVAAVVAAWAGVLVHLAR comes from the coding sequence ATGGACATGCTCGGCCCCGACTCACCGGCCGTCCGGCTCGCCGTCGCGCTCGGCGTCGGGCTCCTCATCGGGCTCGAACGCGAGCGCCGCAAGGGAACCGGACCATCGCGCGGTGCGGCCGGCGTCCGCACCTTCGCCCTCGCCGGGGCGGCGGGCGCGCTCAGCCTGGGCGTCGGCGGCGAGGCCGTGCTCGCCGCGGCGGCGTTCTTCCTGGCGCTGCTGGCGGCGCTCGCGTACCGGCGGACGGCGGCGTCGGACCCGGGTCTCACGACCGAGATGGCGCTGCTGACCACGCTGCTCTTGGGGGCGCTCGCCATGCGGCAGCCGGCGCTCGCCTCGGGCGGCGGGGTGGCCGTGGCCATCGTGCTCGCCTCGCGACAGCGGCTGCACCGCTTCATCCGGGGCGCGCTCACCGAACAGGAGCTGCACGACCTCCTCCTGTTCGCCGCCGCCGCTCTGATCGTCCTCCCGCTGACGCCCGATCGCGCGCTCGGCCCGTACGCCGTCCTGAACCCCCGCACCCTCTGGCGCCTGGTCGTCCTCGTGCTCGGCATCCAGGGCGCGGGACACATCGCCGTGCGCGCCCTGGGCGCGCGCTTCGGCCTCCCCGTGGCGGGGTTCGCGTCGGGGTTCGTCTCGAGCTCCGCGACGATCGCGACCCTGGGCGCCCGGGCGCGCAAGCATCCGGCGCTCACCCGCGCCGCCGTGTCCGGCGCGGTCCTCTCGACCCTCGCCACGTTCGTGCAGATGGTCCTCATCCTGTGGGCGGCGTCGACCGCCGTGCTGCAGGCGATGGCGTGGCCCCTCGCGTTCGGCGGCCTGGTCGCCGCCGCCTACGGAGCCGTGTTCGCGGTGCGCGGATCGCATCCCGTCGCCGGCGACCGCGGCAAGCCGGGACGCGCCTTCGAGCTGCGGACGGCGCTCGCCTTCACGGCGACGATCTCGATCGTCCTCGTGGTCGCGGCCGCGCTCGACGATGCGCTCGGAGAGCGCGGCGTGCTGGCGGCCGCCGCCGCGGCAGGGTTCGCCGACACGCACGCGGCTGCGATCTCCGTCGCATCGCTCGCGAACGTCGGGCGGCTCGACGCGGCGGGCACCGTCCTGCCCATCCTTGCGGGGCTCAGCACCAACACCGTCACGAAGATCGTCCTCGCGACCACCGCGGGCGGTTCACGCTTCGCGTGGGAGGTCGTGCCCGGCCTGGTCGCCGCGGTGGTGGCAGCCTGGGCCGGAGTGCTGGTCCACCTCGCGCGCTGA
- a CDS encoding MBL fold metallo-hydrolase: MARARTIRFLGAAGTVTGSKHLVTIDEGSVLLDCGLFQGLKALRLRNWQPHPFDAARLRAVVLSHAHLDHCGALPLLVRAGFKGPIHCTPGTKDLVEVILLDAAHLQEEEAEIANRYGYSKHTPALPLYTTDDAKAALGLLQMHAYGQPFRVIDAMSAVYHRAGHILGAATVTLDLERPPRRRLVFSGDLGRWNRPIIRDPELVKDADVLLVESTYGDRVHTPDPEGALARVVREAAARGGALIIPAFAVGRTQELIWTLRRLEEAGTVPSLPVFVDSPMAINVTEIYCRHPEDHDLDMKLLADATHSPLRCREYHLVRTAEESKALNAREGPFIIISASGMATGGRVIHHLKARLPDERTTVLLPGFQAAGTRGRALHDGAREVRIHGTSVPVRATIVTLDGFSAHADRDEILRWLGGFERAPREVLVVHGEPQASDSLAALLRARLRWNARVAQDGETVTLA; this comes from the coding sequence ATGGCCCGCGCGCGCACGATCCGCTTCCTCGGTGCGGCCGGTACGGTCACCGGGTCGAAGCATCTGGTGACGATCGACGAGGGCAGCGTGCTCCTCGATTGTGGCCTCTTCCAGGGGTTGAAGGCCCTGCGCCTGCGCAACTGGCAGCCGCACCCGTTCGATGCCGCGCGCCTTCGCGCCGTCGTCCTCAGCCACGCGCACTTGGATCACTGCGGCGCCCTGCCGCTCCTCGTGCGAGCCGGGTTCAAGGGGCCGATCCATTGCACGCCGGGCACCAAGGATCTGGTCGAGGTGATCCTCCTCGACGCTGCCCACCTGCAGGAGGAGGAGGCGGAGATCGCCAACCGCTACGGCTACTCGAAGCACACGCCGGCGCTGCCGCTCTACACGACCGACGACGCGAAGGCGGCGCTCGGGCTGCTCCAAATGCACGCGTACGGGCAGCCGTTTCGCGTCATCGACGCGATGAGCGCCGTGTACCATCGCGCGGGGCACATCCTCGGCGCCGCGACCGTGACGCTGGATCTCGAGCGACCCCCGCGGCGCCGCCTGGTCTTCTCGGGCGACCTCGGCCGCTGGAACCGTCCCATCATTCGCGACCCCGAGCTGGTGAAGGACGCCGACGTGCTCCTCGTCGAATCGACCTACGGCGATCGCGTGCACACGCCCGATCCCGAAGGGGCGCTGGCCCGCGTCGTCCGCGAGGCGGCCGCGCGCGGCGGCGCGCTCATCATCCCGGCCTTCGCCGTCGGGCGGACGCAGGAGCTCATCTGGACGCTGCGCCGGCTCGAAGAAGCCGGTACGGTTCCGTCGTTGCCGGTCTTCGTCGACAGCCCGATGGCGATCAACGTGACGGAGATCTACTGCCGGCATCCCGAGGATCACGACCTCGACATGAAGCTCCTGGCCGACGCGACGCATTCTCCGCTCCGGTGCCGGGAGTATCACCTCGTCCGGACGGCGGAGGAATCGAAGGCGCTCAACGCGCGCGAGGGCCCGTTCATCATCATCTCGGCGAGCGGCATGGCGACCGGCGGGCGCGTGATCCATCATCTGAAGGCACGTCTTCCCGACGAACGTACCACCGTTCTGCTGCCGGGGTTCCAGGCGGCCGGCACCCGCGGGCGTGCCTTGCACGACGGCGCGCGCGAGGTCCGGATCCACGGCACGAGCGTCCCGGTGCGGGCCACGATCGTCACGCTCGACGGCTTCTCGGCGCACGCCGATCGCGACGAGATCCTGCGCTGGCTGGGTGGATTCGAACGCGCACCAAGAGAAGTCCTCGTCGTGCACGGCGAGCCGCAGGCCTCCGACTCGCTCGCGGCCCTCTTGCGTGCGCGGCTCCGCTGGAACGCGCGAGTCGCGCAGGACGGCGAGACGGTGACGCTTGCGTGA
- a CDS encoding universal stress protein: MRLRRLLVPHDLSTHADRALKVAAGLAGPSGKLLVLHVVVPIVPIADMSAAGGFYIPLGDLVASARKHLERVVRRVGGRRGPKIRIEVVAGDPHRRILDETRGMDAIVMSTVGRTGLSHLVMGSVAERVVRHSPIPVLTLRPDVARRAGRMRPTPIRRRAARRR, translated from the coding sequence ATGAGACTTCGCCGACTTCTGGTGCCCCACGATCTCTCGACCCACGCCGACCGGGCGCTGAAGGTGGCTGCCGGCCTCGCCGGGCCGTCGGGGAAGCTGCTGGTCCTGCACGTGGTCGTTCCGATCGTCCCGATCGCGGACATGAGCGCGGCAGGCGGTTTCTACATTCCGCTCGGCGATCTCGTCGCGAGCGCCAGGAAGCATCTCGAGCGCGTCGTACGTCGTGTCGGCGGGCGAAGAGGGCCGAAGATCCGGATCGAGGTCGTCGCGGGCGATCCGCATCGCCGCATTTTGGACGAGACTCGCGGCATGGATGCCATCGTCATGTCCACGGTGGGACGCACCGGCCTGTCCCACCTGGTGATGGGGAGCGTGGCGGAACGGGTGGTGCGACACAGCCCGATCCCGGTGCTCACGCTTCGGCCGGACGTCGCACGGCGCGCGGGTCGCATGCGTCCCACCCCGATCCGCCGCCGTGCCGCGCGCCGGCGCTGA
- a CDS encoding NMD3-related protein gives MSSAKTKGLIRSLNRSQSSTGKARAAERSGGRLREPAACERCGAVFTRRVWRRGSVGSALLDRVRWVVCPACRLAREGQYFGRVLIRGPMSPTQEALVRARIHNVAARAMRTQPERRVVSVERDRDGLEVLTTSQKLAHRIVRELQKLRGGRATYAWSDDNSLFATWAPRRTAANSTE, from the coding sequence ATGTCGTCAGCGAAGACAAAAGGACTCATCCGGAGCCTCAATCGCAGCCAGTCCTCGACCGGGAAGGCGCGGGCCGCCGAGCGGAGCGGCGGGCGGCTCCGCGAGCCGGCGGCGTGCGAGCGCTGCGGCGCCGTCTTCACGCGCCGCGTGTGGCGCCGGGGCTCGGTCGGCTCCGCGCTGCTCGATCGCGTGCGGTGGGTCGTCTGTCCCGCGTGCAGGCTGGCCCGCGAGGGGCAGTACTTCGGGCGCGTGCTGATCCGTGGGCCGATGTCGCCGACGCAGGAGGCGCTCGTTCGCGCCCGCATCCACAACGTGGCCGCCCGCGCCATGCGTACCCAGCCCGAGCGCCGCGTGGTCTCGGTCGAGCGTGACCGCGACGGGCTGGAGGTTCTCACCACGTCCCAGAAGCTGGCACATCGCATCGTGCGCGAGCTGCAGAAGCTGCGCGGTGGCCGCGCCACCTACGCCTGGTCCGACGACAACAGCCTCTTCGCCACCTGGGCGCCGCGCCGCACGGCCGCCAATTCGACCGAGTGA
- a CDS encoding CBS domain-containing protein, producing the protein MKPERVEQLMSRNVATCREHDSLNVPAQIMWERDCGIVPVTVPEEAGERVVGVVTDRDACMGAYTQGRPLTEVPVSIAMSRVVHTCTPDQSVKDALKQMAAARVRRLPVVDDAGHLVGLLSLSDVMREEARSQKVVSSDEFAKTVGTIASPRAHQVMVAA; encoded by the coding sequence ATGAAGCCCGAACGGGTCGAACAACTGATGAGCCGCAACGTCGCCACGTGTCGCGAGCACGATTCGCTCAACGTCCCGGCCCAGATCATGTGGGAGCGCGATTGCGGCATCGTGCCGGTGACGGTTCCGGAAGAGGCCGGCGAGCGCGTCGTTGGCGTCGTGACCGATCGCGATGCGTGCATGGGCGCGTACACACAGGGGCGCCCACTGACGGAGGTGCCGGTCTCGATCGCCATGAGCCGGGTCGTGCACACCTGCACTCCGGACCAGTCCGTAAAGGACGCGCTGAAGCAGATGGCGGCGGCGCGGGTGCGCCGGCTTCCGGTGGTCGACGACGCGGGTCATCTCGTGGGGCTGCTCTCGCTCTCCGACGTGATGCGCGAGGAGGCGCGCTCCCAGAAGGTGGTGTCGTCCGACGAGTTCGCGAAGACGGTCGGCACGATCGCCTCGCCGCGGGCGCACCAGGTGATGGTGGCGGCCTAG
- a CDS encoding GNAT family N-acetyltransferase, which yields MDRDNLLLLMDRNMQEMYREMARWTPGGFVVERGGLVMVGAPLGTVVTNMAIVAGPTDVDTIRCETERVYGTALPFSIHTRAHADVALEAALVAGGYHEIASTPGMVVRPGECRPGPAPDELDVRPVVDDASRAAYAEVMAEAYATYGSPEESTRSYFARLESVASETTQAYLGFVDGSPVSGATLYLSHGIGGVGWVGTRPGAFGRGYGTALTRRVVDEGFRRGVPLLNLQASPMGAPVYRRMGFATPTHYRMFIRVA from the coding sequence GTGGACCGGGACAACCTGCTGCTCCTCATGGACCGCAACATGCAGGAGATGTATCGCGAGATGGCGCGCTGGACGCCGGGCGGCTTCGTCGTCGAGCGCGGTGGGCTCGTCATGGTCGGCGCGCCGCTCGGCACGGTCGTGACCAACATGGCGATCGTCGCGGGACCGACCGACGTCGACACGATCCGCTGCGAGACCGAGCGCGTCTACGGCACCGCGCTGCCGTTCTCGATCCACACGCGCGCGCACGCCGACGTCGCCCTCGAGGCGGCGCTCGTGGCGGGCGGCTATCACGAGATCGCCTCCACGCCCGGCATGGTCGTGCGTCCCGGAGAGTGCCGGCCGGGCCCAGCACCCGACGAGCTCGACGTGCGTCCCGTCGTCGACGACGCGAGTCGCGCGGCCTACGCGGAGGTGATGGCAGAAGCCTACGCGACCTACGGCTCACCCGAAGAGTCGACGCGGTCCTACTTCGCACGTCTCGAGTCGGTGGCGAGCGAGACGACGCAAGCCTACCTCGGGTTCGTGGACGGCAGCCCGGTGTCGGGCGCGACCCTCTACCTCTCGCACGGCATCGGCGGCGTCGGCTGGGTGGGAACGCGGCCCGGCGCGTTCGGCCGCGGCTACGGCACCGCGCTCACCCGGCGCGTGGTCGACGAAGGATTCCGGCGCGGCGTACCGCTGCTCAATCTCCAGGCGTCGCCGATGGGCGCGCCCGTGTATCGGCGGATGGGGTTCGCGACGCCGACCCACTACCGCATGTTCATTCGCGTCGCCTAG
- the sixA gene encoding phosphohistidine phosphatase SixA, translating into MKLYLLRHGIAENAAPGGTDRDRHLTPRGQLRMRRAAIGLRRLVARLDALYTSPYPRAAETAAIVAAVMPRGLKPQELDALAPDTSAIDIVRALRTMRRERVMLVGHEPSLSSAASLLLTGSADGVRIELKKGGCIAIALRAPAPRAAVLEWVATPRAMRRLGRTSTKA; encoded by the coding sequence ATGAAGCTCTACCTCCTGCGCCACGGGATCGCCGAGAACGCCGCGCCGGGTGGGACCGACCGCGACCGGCACCTGACCCCGCGCGGCCAGCTCCGCATGCGGCGCGCGGCGATCGGCCTGCGCCGGCTCGTGGCGCGTCTGGACGCACTCTACACGAGCCCGTATCCGCGTGCCGCCGAGACGGCGGCGATCGTCGCCGCGGTGATGCCCCGGGGCCTCAAGCCGCAGGAGCTCGACGCACTCGCACCGGACACGTCGGCCATCGACATCGTGCGGGCCCTGCGCACGATGCGGCGCGAACGCGTCATGCTGGTCGGGCACGAGCCGAGCCTCTCGTCGGCGGCCTCCCTCCTCCTCACCGGATCGGCCGACGGGGTGCGCATCGAGCTGAAGAAGGGCGGCTGCATCGCCATCGCCCTGCGCGCCCCCGCTCCGCGCGCCGCCGTGCTCGAGTGGGTCGCGACCCCGCGCGCGATGCGGCGTCTCGGTCGCACGTCCACGAAGGCGTGA
- a CDS encoding CHAD domain-containing protein — protein MGGRRAAKRPRVSGDDPVGAVARDAIAYYLQALQRQTAAARAGRVEGVHQLRVATRRLRAALALFESALPRRAAKYASEELAWLGHTTGPVRDLDVLAAAVAKQGRRLMADGAPATVLMRHVREQRAAAHAILVDALDAPRMRRLVGRLTALAGSATPKGAGTPCRTAAPALIRPLIRSVRRAGRGLEEDASAEELHVLRVRAKRLRYALGSLDGLGGAKMQTLTKRLTELQELLGEQRDAVSQRVWLRAEAGAFAGEPETLLAIGALCEILRRRARRLARRVPAARDRVTRRKLVAAVLRELGAPTEFRHAA, from the coding sequence GTGGGTGGACGACGGGCCGCGAAGCGCCCCCGCGTATCGGGTGACGATCCGGTCGGCGCCGTCGCGCGCGACGCGATCGCCTACTATCTCCAGGCGCTGCAACGCCAGACGGCCGCCGCACGTGCCGGGCGCGTCGAAGGGGTGCACCAGCTCCGGGTCGCGACGCGACGGCTGCGGGCGGCGCTCGCGCTCTTCGAGTCCGCGCTGCCGCGCCGCGCGGCCAAGTACGCGAGCGAGGAGCTGGCGTGGCTCGGGCACACGACCGGCCCCGTGCGCGATCTCGACGTGCTCGCCGCGGCGGTCGCGAAGCAGGGGCGGCGGCTCATGGCCGACGGCGCGCCGGCGACCGTGCTCATGCGACACGTGCGCGAGCAGCGCGCCGCCGCCCATGCGATCCTCGTCGACGCGCTCGACGCGCCTCGCATGCGGCGGCTCGTGGGGCGCCTCACGGCTCTCGCGGGATCCGCGACGCCGAAGGGCGCCGGCACCCCCTGTCGCACGGCGGCGCCGGCGCTCATTCGTCCGCTCATCCGCTCGGTGCGCCGCGCGGGACGCGGCCTCGAAGAAGACGCGTCGGCCGAGGAGCTGCATGTGCTCCGCGTGCGGGCGAAACGGCTGCGCTATGCGCTCGGCTCGCTCGACGGGCTCGGCGGTGCGAAGATGCAGACGCTCACCAAGCGCCTGACCGAGCTCCAGGAGCTGCTGGGCGAGCAGCGCGACGCCGTCAGCCAGCGGGTCTGGCTGCGCGCCGAGGCGGGCGCGTTCGCCGGCGAGCCCGAGACCCTGCTCGCCATCGGCGCGCTGTGCGAGATCCTGCGGCGCCGCGCGCGGCGGCTCGCGCGGCGTGTCCCCGCGGCCCGCGATCGCGTCACGCGCCGCAAGCTCGTCGCGGCCGTGCTCCGCGAGCTCGGCGCCCCGACCGAGTTCCGGCACGCCGCATGA
- the tmk gene encoding dTMP kinase: MSARAAKPGKSWFGHGLPYMTMGSLPGHLIVIEGTDSVGRSTQIERLSPWLELEGYAVSNTGWTRSPLLSETINEAKAGHELTTTTMSLLYAADFADRVEHQIIPALKAGFIVIADRYMYTVFARNAVMGMDAEWTRQLFGMALVPDLVLYLEIDVEHLIPRVLEGKGMDYWESGMHLALGSDIFDSFTRYQTQLIEEYNRLGRHYHFTNVDARRSIDEIQTDLRTHISSYLQRSREREARRTRASLRASDGRARRG; the protein is encoded by the coding sequence ATGTCCGCCCGCGCCGCGAAGCCCGGTAAGTCCTGGTTCGGCCACGGCCTTCCCTACATGACGATGGGCTCGCTCCCGGGCCACTTGATCGTCATCGAGGGGACCGACAGCGTCGGGCGCTCGACCCAGATCGAACGCCTCTCGCCGTGGCTCGAGCTCGAGGGCTACGCCGTCAGCAACACCGGGTGGACGCGCTCGCCGCTGCTCTCCGAGACCATCAACGAGGCGAAGGCCGGTCACGAGCTCACCACGACGACGATGAGCCTGCTCTACGCCGCCGACTTCGCCGATCGCGTCGAGCATCAGATCATTCCGGCCCTCAAGGCCGGCTTCATCGTTATCGCCGATCGCTACATGTACACGGTTTTCGCGCGCAACGCGGTCATGGGCATGGACGCCGAGTGGACCCGGCAGCTCTTCGGCATGGCGCTCGTTCCCGACCTGGTGCTCTATCTCGAGATCGACGTCGAGCACCTGATTCCGCGCGTGCTCGAGGGCAAGGGCATGGACTACTGGGAGTCCGGAATGCACCTGGCCCTCGGGAGCGACATCTTCGATTCGTTCACGCGCTATCAGACCCAGCTGATCGAGGAATACAATCGGCTCGGCCGCCACTACCACTTCACGAACGTCGACGCGCGCCGCTCGATCGACGAGATCCAGACCGACCTGCGCACCCACATCTCGTCGTATCTCCAGCGCAGCCGCGAGCGCGAGGCCCGGCGGACCCGGGCGTCGCTGCGCGCGAGCGACGGGCGCGCGCGACGGGGCTGA
- a CDS encoding thymidylate kinase: MGRRTTTRPALAPARPSGRAPHPVSLEARRRTSSFLSATGKGRIVLTKPHPYPGRLIAVEGIDGSGKSTQLLLLERWLIAQGYRVHFTVWNSSPLVRRSMKRGKKKDFLTPTTFSLLHAVDFADRLTYQIVPPLKAGMIVLADRYVYTAFARDVARGVHPDWVRAVYRFAPRPDLTFYFRVPIEVSLERLLAGRTKLKYHEAGMDVGLAADPTESFRLFQSRVLDNYDKLTAEFRLRVLDAAGDIPSQQRIVRNDVEQMLESYDGPRVEQPPYVRPRREAR; encoded by the coding sequence GTGGGCCGCCGAACGACGACTCGACCTGCTCTCGCGCCTGCTCGACCGTCCGGTCGTGCTCCGCACCCTGTCTCCCTCGAAGCGCGTCGCCGCACGTCGAGCTTCCTGAGCGCCACCGGCAAGGGTCGCATCGTCCTCACGAAGCCGCACCCGTATCCGGGACGGCTGATCGCGGTCGAGGGCATCGACGGTTCGGGCAAGTCGACACAGCTCCTCCTCCTCGAGCGCTGGCTCATCGCGCAGGGCTATCGCGTCCACTTCACGGTCTGGAACTCGTCGCCGCTCGTGCGCCGGTCGATGAAGCGCGGCAAGAAGAAGGACTTCCTCACGCCCACCACCTTCAGCCTGCTGCACGCGGTCGACTTCGCCGATCGCCTGACCTACCAGATCGTGCCGCCGCTCAAGGCCGGCATGATCGTGCTCGCCGATCGCTACGTGTACACGGCCTTCGCGCGCGACGTCGCGCGAGGCGTCCATCCCGACTGGGTGCGCGCCGTCTATCGCTTTGCGCCACGGCCGGACCTCACCTTCTATTTCCGCGTCCCGATCGAGGTCTCGCTCGAGCGGCTCCTCGCCGGGCGCACGAAGCTCAAGTACCACGAGGCCGGCATGGACGTCGGGCTGGCGGCCGATCCGACCGAAAGCTTCCGCCTCTTCCAGAGCCGCGTGCTCGACAACTACGACAAGCTGACCGCGGAGTTCCGCCTCCGCGTGCTCGATGCCGCGGGCGACATCCCCTCGCAGCAGAGGATCGTCCGCAACGACGTGGAACAGATGCTCGAGAGCTATGACGGCCCTCGCGTGGAGCAACCCCCCTATGTCCGCCCGCGCCGCGAAGCCCGGTAA